The following are from one region of the Odontesthes bonariensis isolate fOdoBon6 chromosome 16, fOdoBon6.hap1, whole genome shotgun sequence genome:
- the scimp gene encoding uncharacterized protein scimp encodes MALLRKYIWVLVILGMIFVSVVIGLIFLLINNCLSRKGKHRISQLQRRSDTKVESNKYNERNLDNQVPVLPPRTQFLTAEAQSYENLAEEEHDYEESMDQKPDYVKVEDETEIRHPPPLYAAPDPKMNCGVSVGESYENLAEEEHDYEESTDQQPDYVKVEDETEILHPPPLYAAPDPKMNCGVSVGESYENLAEEEHDYEESTDQQPDYVKVEDETEILHPPPLYAAPDPKMNCGVSEAQSYENLAEEEHDYEESMDQQPDYVKVEDETEIRHPPPLYAAPDPKMNCGVSVGESYENLAEEEHDYEESTDQQSDYVKVEDEEILLPDPADPEADDASSEDYDDIGSEVEDDYDDVA; translated from the exons ATGGCTCTTTTGCGCAAATACATCTGGGTGTTGGTGATACTTGGGATGATTTTTGTGTCTGTGGTGATCGGCCTCATCTTCCTGCTCATCAACAATTGCCTATCCAGAAAAG gcaaACACAGAATCTCACAGCTTCAGAGAAGATCTGACACCAAAGTCGA GAGCAACAAATACAACGAGAGAAACCTTGACAACCAAGTTCCTGTTCTTCCTCCTCGGACACAGTTTCTCACAGCAG AGGCCCAAAGCTATGAAAACCTGGCTGAGGAGGAGCATGACTACGAGGAGAGCATGGACCAGAAGCCTGACTATGTGAAGGTGGAGGATGAAACAGAGATACGCCATCCTCCTCCACTCTACGCTGCTCCAgatccaaaaatgaattgtgGTGTTTCTGTGGGCGAGAGCTATGAAAACCTGGCTGAGGAGGAGCATGACTACGAGGAGAGCACGGACCAGCAGCCTGACTATGTGAAGGTGGAGGATGAAACAGAGATACTCCATCCTCCTCCACTCTACGCTGCTCCAgatccaaaaatgaattgtgGTGTTTCTGTGGGCGAGAGCTATGAAAACCTGGCTGAGGAGGAGCATGACTACGAGGAGAGCACGGACCAGCAGCCTGACTATGTGAAGGTGGAGGATGAAACAGAGATACTCCATCCTCCTCCACTCTATGCTGCTCCAgatccaaaaatgaattgtgGTGTTTCAGAGGCCCAGAGCTACGAAAACCTGGCTGAGGAGGAGCATGACTACGAGGAGAGCATGGACCAGCAGCCTGACTATGTGAAGGTGGAGGATGAAACAGAGATACGCCATCCTCCTCCACTCTACGCTGCTCCAgatccaaaaatgaattgtgGTGTTTCTGTGGGCGAGAGCTATGAAAACCTGGCTGAGGAGGAGCATGACTACGAGGAGAGCACGGACCAGCAGTCTGACTATGTGAAGGTGGAGGATGAAGAGATCCTCCTTCCCGATCCAGCAGATCCAGAAGCAGACGACGCCTCCTCAGAGGACTATGATGACATTGGAAGCGAAGTTGAGGATGACTATGATGATGTGGCGTGA